A single region of the Candidatus Methanomethylicota archaeon genome encodes:
- a CDS encoding DNA double-strand break repair nuclease NurA produces the protein MPIFLGDFASFVDGKKDDLRNKVLKGKPNWLEEDFKKYVNAHWVSLEESLNDFTVSPADLDILAVDSSTYTNLLSNGGIFYIIRSLAVQKDIVSKRLEVDIIFSKDKMSRIHELITAKMEMLEFEVALEALKNGFSGDAVLLDGSLYGRVSHVPIESKAEEERDALLRYFKVYKELLDFCERSGILLVGVSKESRSTFYRDYLLSLIFDEKLKEVDIGEEDKKRLREIFYQILDVEKIAFSKFSKLKEKYGDKLETIELILKELTSSRPDYQLIMNYVYSIGFMRPLLLGPSIRMARRLREYHENPRGSVEKYFPRLSMEKGADFIQWAVQVLRSILDFPSFVSLYILLDPRDSPIRIDMPYYGKSLFEVGWSEPAEVDVSNLLKVMVSGYCGLNAYNLWLKNVDEKVRLRRKVVDEIYLPYLEKLFGEKIIRGRGYRRVKFP, from the coding sequence TTGCCAATTTTCCTTGGGGATTTCGCAAGTTTCGTTGATGGCAAAAAGGATGATTTAAGAAATAAGGTTTTGAAAGGTAAGCCCAATTGGTTAGAGGAAGACTTTAAGAAATATGTTAATGCTCATTGGGTGTCATTAGAAGAGAGTTTAAATGATTTTACAGTTAGCCCTGCAGATCTTGACATTCTGGCTGTTGATTCTAGCACCTACACTAATTTACTTTCCAATGGTGGAATTTTCTATATTATTCGCTCTTTGGCGGTTCAAAAAGACATTGTAAGCAAGAGACTCGAAGTTGACATCATCTTTAGCAAGGATAAAATGTCTCGCATTCATGAACTTATTACCGCTAAAATGGAGATGCTGGAGTTTGAAGTTGCTCTTGAAGCTTTGAAAAATGGTTTTAGTGGAGACGCTGTTCTATTAGATGGTTCTCTATATGGTAGAGTGTCACATGTTCCAATCGAGTCGAAGGCTGAGGAGGAACGTGATGCCTTATTGCGTTATTTTAAAGTCTACAAAGAGTTGCTTGATTTTTGCGAGAGATCCGGGATTCTTTTAGTTGGGGTTAGCAAAGAAAGTAGGTCAACATTTTACCGTGACTATTTGCTTAGTTTGATATTTGATGAAAAGTTAAAGGAAGTAGACATAGGAGAGGAAGATAAGAAAAGGCTGAGGGAAATATTTTATCAAATTCTTGATGTGGAGAAAATTGCCTTTAGCAAGTTTTCTAAGCTTAAGGAAAAATATGGTGATAAATTAGAGACGATCGAGTTGATCTTGAAAGAGTTAACGTCTTCTAGGCCGGACTATCAATTGATTATGAACTATGTTTATTCTATCGGATTTATGAGGCCGTTGTTGTTAGGGCCTTCCATTAGAATGGCAAGACGTTTAAGAGAATATCATGAAAATCCAAGGGGCAGTGTCGAGAAGTATTTTCCAAGATTGTCCATGGAGAAGGGCGCAGATTTCATCCAATGGGCAGTTCAAGTTCTACGTAGTATTCTGGACTTCCCGAGTTTTGTTTCACTTTATATTCTGCTAGATCCGAGGGATTCGCCTATACGTATAGATATGCCATACTACGGCAAGTCTTTATTTGAAGTTGGCTGGTCTGAGCCTGCTGAAGTGGATGTTAGCAACCTGCTGAAGGTTATGGTGTCAGGGTATTGTGGCTTAAATGCTTATAATTTATGGCTTAAGAACGTCGATGAAAAGGTTAGATTGAGACGAAAGGTTGTAGATGAGATATATCTCCCTTATCTAGAAAAATTATTTGGTGAAAAGATAATTCGTGGAAGGGGTTATAGACGTGTTAAATTCCCTTAA
- a CDS encoding ATP-binding protein → MEGVIDVLNSLKEVGIIVGEASPSEFYFSSKPEEVPSRWEYVVVFSLEDVGGALKEVPVIAQVQGVVSTSQALTKELDFDITKKLVESGIADKKVWGKARILGYLTETGEVLQPRKAVMPGKAVYQAPKDILKKFYSFPEDEAIHVGNLITRTDVPVYLSLKGFRRHLAIIAQTGAGKSYLAGILAEELLAKGATIIMLDPHADYVFLSKTKEGKRHELSDNIVVFRNPASTGRYSDKDVGRMEPYEVCFSDLDLDEICLIARISERYINIRNSLEKAIDNVKSRKNVFSPKDVLEELKNADLWAADEKEKLGARSAQKYIKRVIGMKVFTSLSTSIDKMLKPMQLSVVDLSGLEDEVSDYIAYKILSEVYDKVSTGEFGYPVFIFVEEAHRFIPPDRKTYSSEIIRKIAAEGRKFGIFLILITQRPSKVHSDALSQCNSQIIMRITNPEDQRAVSTSSERMSRDLLEDLPGLNIGETVIVGEMTRAPVMVKVKKRKTQEGGADIDIVGKLREASTVGRKSKGEKEIQKLREELKGIYG, encoded by the coding sequence GTGGAAGGGGTTATAGACGTGTTAAATTCCCTTAAAGAAGTCGGCATAATCGTTGGTGAAGCTAGCCCAAGCGAATTCTATTTCAGCTCAAAACCCGAGGAAGTGCCCTCAAGATGGGAATATGTTGTCGTATTTTCCTTAGAAGATGTTGGTGGTGCTTTAAAGGAAGTCCCAGTTATAGCACAAGTACAAGGAGTTGTATCGACGAGTCAAGCATTAACAAAGGAGCTTGATTTTGATATTACGAAGAAACTTGTTGAGTCCGGAATCGCAGATAAGAAGGTTTGGGGCAAAGCCAGAATTTTAGGATATTTAACCGAAACTGGTGAAGTTTTGCAGCCTAGGAAAGCCGTTATGCCTGGAAAAGCTGTCTACCAAGCTCCAAAGGACATACTAAAGAAATTTTACTCTTTTCCAGAAGATGAGGCCATTCATGTCGGAAATTTAATCACAAGAACCGATGTTCCAGTTTACTTATCCCTAAAAGGTTTCAGGAGACATCTCGCTATTATAGCTCAAACAGGAGCTGGAAAAAGCTATCTAGCGGGAATCCTAGCCGAAGAATTACTTGCCAAAGGCGCAACAATAATAATGTTAGATCCGCACGCCGATTATGTCTTCTTATCGAAAACAAAAGAAGGGAAGAGACATGAGCTTTCGGACAATATTGTCGTCTTCAGAAACCCAGCAAGCACGGGAAGATATTCTGATAAAGATGTAGGTAGAATGGAGCCTTACGAAGTATGTTTCTCAGATCTTGATTTGGATGAAATATGTTTAATTGCAAGGATAAGTGAGCGTTATATAAACATTCGAAACAGTCTCGAGAAGGCAATCGATAACGTAAAAAGCAGAAAGAATGTTTTCTCACCTAAAGATGTTTTGGAAGAATTGAAGAATGCAGATTTGTGGGCTGCGGATGAGAAAGAAAAATTGGGCGCCCGCTCAGCACAGAAATATATTAAACGTGTAATTGGAATGAAGGTGTTTACAAGTCTTTCTACTTCCATTGATAAAATGCTTAAGCCAATGCAACTATCCGTAGTAGATCTTTCTGGTCTTGAAGATGAAGTCTCCGATTATATTGCATACAAGATTCTTTCAGAGGTTTATGATAAAGTATCGACTGGTGAGTTTGGATACCCAGTGTTCATTTTTGTAGAGGAAGCTCATCGCTTTATCCCACCTGACAGAAAAACATACTCAAGTGAAATTATTAGAAAAATCGCCGCCGAAGGGAGAAAGTTTGGCATATTTCTGATTCTTATTACTCAGCGGCCTTCCAAAGTTCACTCCGACGCTTTAAGTCAATGTAATAGTCAGATAATTATGCGTATTACTAATCCAGAGGATCAAAGGGCGGTTTCAACAAGTTCTGAGCGAATGAGCCGTGATCTTTTGGAGGATTTGCCAGGACTTAATATAGGAGAGACTGTTATTGTCGGAGAAATGACGAGAGCCCCGGTTATGGTGAAGGTTAAGAAGCGAAAAACTCAGGAGGGTGGGGCTGATATAGATATTGTGGGAAAACTGAGGGAAGCATCAACGGTTGGGCGAAAAAGTAAAGGTGAAAAGGAGATTCAAAAGTTAAGAGAAGAGTTAAAAGGGATTTATGGCTAA
- a CDS encoding exonuclease SbcCD subunit D translates to MVIVMVRVAHVADTHLGFRQYNIDEREHDLYEVMDEIADKIIEERAEIVIHSGDLFDSPRPLAQAYYAFKKFLAKLEGKVKVFSILGDHDTPKRRGMPPQRLFDDRMQILGLTGGEYQTLNLKGQEVLIAGISHVGRRYRELLVEELKKLDSIAAKYPISILALHQAIDRFFALEGAYELRMDELPRNFKYYAMGHLHSRVQASFGNGELAYSGSTEIIRSTEIAEWEKRGKGFYIVDINGDNMRVEEVNLIKIRPQFRIKIDYANFDEELKRLVGIIGGCDKPPVVHITVEGKEIDRQRVHQALNEVLAGKVLHFRSQIVEKAEKRLIELKTGEVNIQMLLREYLKDEKIAEFGYELFKVLRFGEVEEAKRIVEDYFRRMKQNVVKEGTS, encoded by the coding sequence ATGGTGATTGTTATGGTTCGAGTCGCCCATGTTGCGGATACTCATTTAGGTTTTCGGCAGTACAACATTGATGAACGAGAGCATGATTTGTATGAGGTTATGGACGAAATAGCTGACAAAATTATTGAGGAGCGAGCAGAAATAGTTATTCACAGCGGTGACCTATTTGATTCTCCGAGACCTTTAGCCCAGGCGTATTATGCATTTAAAAAGTTTCTTGCTAAGCTTGAGGGCAAAGTGAAAGTTTTTTCGATACTGGGCGATCACGATACACCCAAACGTCGAGGTATGCCTCCGCAAAGACTATTTGATGATAGAATGCAGATCCTGGGTCTTACTGGCGGAGAATATCAAACGTTGAATTTGAAAGGGCAAGAGGTATTAATTGCGGGGATATCCCACGTAGGGCGTCGTTATAGAGAGTTATTAGTTGAAGAATTGAAAAAACTTGACTCGATTGCTGCTAAATATCCGATTAGCATATTGGCATTACATCAGGCCATCGACAGATTTTTTGCATTAGAAGGGGCCTATGAGTTAAGAATGGACGAGCTGCCAAGGAATTTCAAGTATTATGCCATGGGGCATCTTCATAGTAGAGTGCAAGCATCCTTTGGGAATGGCGAACTTGCTTACTCAGGCTCAACTGAAATTATTAGAAGCACCGAAATTGCTGAATGGGAAAAACGTGGAAAAGGTTTCTACATTGTAGACATAAATGGCGATAATATGAGAGTCGAGGAAGTTAACCTTATAAAAATTAGACCCCAATTCCGGATAAAAATAGACTACGCCAACTTTGACGAAGAACTAAAGAGGTTAGTAGGTATTATTGGAGGTTGTGACAAGCCTCCAGTTGTGCACATAACCGTTGAGGGGAAAGAAATTGACCGGCAAAGGGTTCATCAAGCTTTAAACGAGGTTTTAGCTGGGAAGGTTTTGCATTTTCGTTCGCAAATTGTTGAGAAAGCTGAGAAAAGGCTTATCGAGTTGAAGACAGGTGAAGTGAACATTCAGATGCTTCTAAGAGAGTATCTAAAGGATGAAAAAATTGCGGAGTTCGGCTATGAGCTTTTTAAGGTCTTAAGATTTGGGGAAGTTGAAGAAGCAAAGCGTATTGTCGAGGATTACTTTAGGAGGATGAAGCAAAATGTTGTTAAAGAAGGTACGTCTTGA
- a CDS encoding AAA family ATPase, translating to MLLKKVRLENFISHKNSNVEFDYGINVITGPNGAGKTSILDAVSFGLFNVHSRGKNENLVHKSAEKAKVAVEFSEGGIDYVVEWDIDRKKKQVKGVLFRIQNGERSIIARGGSQVITSEVEKILGLDELLFQQSIYVQQGEIEKLVITTPAERKQIISKLLGIDYLEKAYLHMREVLSEYEKTASTLSGELKKKPDIESRLHRLTSEIGGLKTLLNLENAKLNEIESELKSLDAKLKELDRKKEISNKLNSQKAVLETKVASLNENLIKKEAELKEAENAHSRLEALIEAVAKLPLMENYLNLYQKLNEKEKEKNLENQKLEYIKSLKETLKQNEESYRTYLEKNALLKQKREKRKNYEGANEKLATLEKQLQKDKKKLDKRLQDLSQKLEEYSKILEEKVTQENIELVLANKKDEIGKLKSELEEKADKLQQEIGTIKAYIEDVRFKLSKISEADICPICGRELTPDHKGKLQHKFEEALQVNNEKISKLESELKKATAERKKIEKILEKLASIDPEKIKEIENDVEELNGIIDQELKEIEELEQEAAALEKIDEEVSMLEKEIAALEDAYQNYEAAKRELVKWPSMNEVETNINRISEEINAIRQKIEDLIGKLGYKPENPEQELSELRQKKEEYDRNEPIAKKRDTLLIEVQNLRKELSVAKEALSKILVEIEEIGYDEDLHQKVRKDFDNKVQEKNKSEKETVKLQTEIQSKEAEKSMCENELKQLVEKEQEMKTVGEFIKILEKIRGAFHKDGLQRLIRARSRPLLERYVREFFERFNLEFSDVQIDDDYNISVIGPVGVQTIDQISGGERVALAIALRLAIARVLSERVETIIMDEPTTHLDEERRKELVNILNSFFREGGRIIPQMIVITHHHEIEDVADIVYNVSKKNGCSVVEAEV from the coding sequence ATGTTGTTAAAGAAGGTACGTCTTGAAAATTTTATCTCGCATAAAAACAGCAATGTTGAATTTGATTACGGAATTAATGTCATCACTGGGCCCAACGGAGCTGGGAAAACCTCCATCTTAGACGCGGTTAGCTTCGGGCTTTTCAATGTTCATAGCAGAGGAAAAAATGAAAATCTAGTCCATAAGAGCGCTGAAAAGGCAAAAGTTGCAGTGGAATTCAGTGAAGGTGGTATAGATTATGTTGTTGAGTGGGATATAGACCGGAAAAAGAAACAAGTCAAGGGGGTCCTCTTCCGAATACAAAATGGAGAAAGATCAATTATTGCCAGAGGTGGCAGTCAGGTAATAACGTCAGAGGTTGAGAAGATTTTAGGTCTCGATGAACTTCTTTTCCAACAATCCATATATGTCCAGCAAGGGGAAATTGAAAAGCTTGTCATCACAACCCCTGCCGAAAGAAAACAAATAATTTCCAAATTACTCGGGATAGACTATCTCGAAAAAGCTTACTTGCACATGAGAGAAGTTCTAAGCGAATACGAGAAAACTGCCTCGACACTAAGCGGCGAACTGAAGAAAAAACCAGATATTGAAAGCCGGCTACACCGCTTAACCTCAGAAATAGGAGGCCTAAAGACTCTGTTAAACTTGGAAAATGCAAAGTTGAATGAAATAGAAAGTGAGCTAAAAAGCTTGGACGCAAAATTGAAAGAGCTTGACCGAAAAAAGGAGATTTCCAATAAGCTGAATTCTCAAAAGGCTGTTTTAGAAACAAAAGTTGCAAGCCTAAATGAGAACTTAATAAAGAAAGAGGCTGAGCTAAAAGAAGCTGAAAACGCCCATTCAAGATTAGAAGCACTGATAGAAGCTGTAGCAAAGCTCCCGTTGATGGAAAATTATCTGAACCTTTATCAAAAATTGAATGAAAAGGAGAAAGAGAAAAACTTAGAGAACCAGAAACTTGAATATATTAAGAGCTTGAAGGAGACTTTAAAACAGAATGAGGAGTCATATAGAACCTACCTTGAAAAGAATGCACTTCTAAAGCAAAAAAGAGAGAAAAGAAAAAATTACGAAGGCGCCAACGAAAAACTTGCAACTTTAGAGAAACAACTTCAGAAGGACAAAAAGAAACTAGATAAAAGATTACAAGACTTGTCACAAAAGTTAGAAGAATATTCAAAAATTCTAGAAGAAAAAGTGACTCAGGAAAATATTGAATTAGTTTTAGCGAATAAAAAAGATGAAATTGGTAAATTAAAGAGCGAACTTGAAGAGAAAGCTGACAAGCTGCAGCAAGAAATCGGTACTATCAAAGCATACATCGAGGATGTTCGATTTAAGCTGTCTAAGATATCGGAAGCAGATATTTGTCCAATCTGCGGGCGGGAATTAACTCCTGATCATAAAGGAAAACTTCAACACAAGTTTGAGGAGGCGCTTCAAGTAAATAATGAAAAAATAAGCAAGCTTGAAAGCGAACTTAAAAAAGCGACCGCCGAACGGAAGAAAATTGAAAAAATCCTTGAAAAATTAGCTTCAATTGACCCAGAAAAAATTAAGGAGATTGAAAACGATGTTGAAGAATTAAATGGCATTATCGATCAAGAGTTGAAAGAAATAGAAGAATTAGAGCAAGAAGCAGCAGCGTTGGAAAAAATTGATGAAGAAGTTTCAATGCTTGAAAAGGAAATAGCAGCGCTTGAAGATGCATACCAAAATTATGAGGCAGCAAAACGTGAACTTGTCAAATGGCCCTCAATGAATGAAGTGGAGACTAACATTAACCGGATTAGCGAAGAAATCAATGCAATTCGGCAGAAAATAGAAGATTTGATAGGCAAACTTGGATATAAACCGGAAAATCCGGAGCAAGAACTGTCTGAGCTTCGGCAAAAGAAAGAGGAATATGATAGAAATGAACCAATAGCCAAAAAGAGAGACACCCTATTGATCGAAGTCCAAAACCTGAGAAAGGAATTATCTGTCGCAAAAGAGGCGCTTTCTAAGATTTTAGTTGAGATCGAGGAAATTGGTTATGATGAGGATCTTCACCAGAAAGTAAGAAAAGATTTTGATAATAAAGTGCAAGAAAAAAACAAATCAGAAAAAGAAACTGTGAAACTACAGACTGAAATCCAAAGCAAAGAAGCAGAGAAAAGTATGTGTGAAAATGAACTAAAACAGCTTGTAGAAAAGGAACAAGAAATGAAAACCGTTGGAGAATTCATTAAAATTTTGGAAAAAATTAGGGGGGCCTTTCATAAGGACGGGCTTCAACGACTTATCAGGGCTAGATCAAGACCCCTATTAGAAAGGTATGTTCGTGAATTTTTTGAAAGATTTAACCTAGAATTTTCGGATGTCCAAATAGACGACGATTATAACATTTCAGTAATTGGGCCCGTCGGTGTCCAGACAATAGATCAAATCAGTGGTGGCGAAAGAGTGGCGCTTGCGATAGCTCTAAGATTAGCCATAGCCAGAGTTTTATCAGAAAGGGTCGAAACTATCATTATGGACGAGCCAACAACACATTTAGATGAGGAAAGACGAAAAGAACTTGTTAACATATTAAACTCCTTCTTCAGAGAAGGAGGTAGAATTATTCCACAAATGATTGTAATAACACATCATCACGAAATAGAGGACGTAGCAGACATCGTATACAATGTCAGCAAGAAGAATGGTTGTTCCGTAGTTGAGGCAGAAGTTTGA
- a CDS encoding DUF3883 domain-containing protein has protein sequence MMAVLKLEKEKHQREAFDVSYEFQGYDIKAEPILIEVKAFRDSSHKSIQLTQNKYQTLNKEENYHIYIVEEAWDNIPKINIINEPRKILFTKQSKDTIETRITSQEYYG, from the coding sequence ATAATGGCCGTGCTAAAACTAGAAAAAGAAAAGCATCAAAGAGAAGCATTTGACGTATCATACGAATTTCAAGGCTACGACATAAAAGCAGAGCCAATACTGATCGAAGTCAAAGCATTCAGAGATTCTTCACACAAATCTATACAACTAACACAAAATAAGTACCAAACCTTAAACAAAGAAGAAAACTACCACATATACATAGTCGAAGAAGCATGGGACAACATACCAAAAATCAACATCATAAATGAGCCCAGAAAAATACTTTTCACAAAACAAAGCAAAGACACCATCGAAACCAGAATAACCTCACAAGAATACTACGGATGA
- a CDS encoding BREX system Lon protease-like protein BrxL — protein MFSGGKVSPVVLIWNLQRDSPGEIPTRDCVVFDEIGKIEFVNAAEMMGKLKHFMALGEYERGKRKGSSGCSLAFLGNVDVSGERPIEEFTYVLPEDMRDSAFIDRIHDFIPGWEIPKVGKAEVYLSRYYGFATDYSEIMHQMRRKHEFIAQISNLVELQNVDRRDQIAIERVASGMLKLIAPHGEPTDEDLKLALEIAIEYRQRIAEWFHYMAPGEYSMKKSATR, from the coding sequence ATATTCTCAGGCGGAAAAGTAAGTCCAGTCGTCCTAATATGGAATCTACAAAGAGACTCTCCAGGCGAAATACCAACAAGAGACTGCGTGGTATTCGACGAAATAGGAAAAATAGAATTTGTAAACGCCGCAGAAATGATGGGCAAACTCAAACACTTCATGGCCCTGGGCGAATACGAAAGAGGCAAAAGAAAAGGAAGCAGCGGCTGCTCCTTGGCATTCCTCGGAAACGTGGACGTAAGCGGCGAAAGACCAATAGAAGAATTTACCTACGTGCTCCCAGAAGACATGCGGGATTCAGCCTTTATAGACAGAATCCACGACTTCATACCAGGATGGGAAATCCCAAAAGTGGGAAAAGCAGAAGTCTACCTTTCACGCTACTACGGATTCGCAACAGACTACTCAGAAATAATGCACCAAATGAGAAGAAAACATGAATTTATTGCTCAAATAAGCAACCTAGTAGAACTCCAAAACGTGGACCGCAGAGACCAAATCGCAATAGAAAGAGTCGCAAGCGGGATGTTAAAACTAATCGCACCCCACGGCGAACCCACAGATGAAGACCTAAAACTCGCCCTAGAAATAGCCATAGAATACAGACAACGCATAGCCGAATGGTTCCACTACATGGCCCCAGGAGAATACTCAATGAAAAAATCGGCTACAAGGTAA
- a CDS encoding BREX system Lon protease-like protein BrxL, translating into MLKADYANLLNIPIEDPIIIPDDIVEQNPRLLEMGLWGKVAIEYNPDRSIKMTVTDFKPFQIANVDLNQFAKGRKAFTTQEWIDILISTIDYNPTLLPQRKKLIILTRLLPLAEENLHLMELGPRNTGKPMFLATRLSMQEYSQAEK; encoded by the coding sequence ATGTTAAAAGCGGACTACGCAAATCTATTAAACATACCAATCGAAGATCCGATCATCATTCCAGACGACATTGTTGAACAGAATCCACGGCTTCTGGAAATGGGTTTATGGGGTAAAGTGGCAATCGAGTATAACCCAGACCGCTCAATAAAAATGACAGTAACCGACTTCAAACCCTTCCAAATAGCTAATGTCGACCTAAACCAATTCGCAAAGGGAAGAAAAGCGTTCACAACCCAAGAATGGATAGACATACTCATAAGCACAATAGACTACAACCCAACCCTGCTACCACAAAGAAAAAAGCTCATAATCCTCACAAGGCTGCTTCCGCTCGCTGAAGAGAACCTACACCTCATGGAACTAGGCCCGAGAAACACCGGAAAACCTATGTTTTTAGCAACTCGTCTTTCTATGCAAGAATATTCTCAGGCGGAAAAGTAA
- a CDS encoding class I SAM-dependent methyltransferase, protein MKVFNEFAEEYDKWYEQNREVFESECKLISSLELEGFGIEIGVGTGIFAPFSKISIGIDPAINMLKIAKRRKIEVIRAVGEALPFRDEIFDFVIMITTLPFLRSTEMTLEEIRRILRSKGRVVIVDIPKNSKWGESYEEKKAKGHRFYKYVNFYNFEEILELLKKKSFKIEKIKATLRQPPGEVKFVENPEDEFKGHGFVGIKAMKIE, encoded by the coding sequence ATGAAAGTTTTTAATGAATTTGCAGAAGAGTATGATAAGTGGTATGAACAAAATAGAGAAGTATTTGAATCTGAATGTAAACTTATAAGTTCTTTAGAATTAGAGGGTTTTGGTATTGAAATTGGTGTTGGGACTGGAATTTTTGCTCCTTTTTCAAAGATATCTATTGGTATAGATCCTGCCATAAATATGCTTAAAATTGCAAAAAGAAGAAAAATAGAAGTGATAAGAGCAGTTGGTGAAGCCCTTCCTTTTAGAGATGAAATCTTTGATTTTGTAATAATGATAACAACACTTCCATTTCTTAGAAGTACTGAAATGACCTTAGAAGAAATTAGAAGGATTTTAAGAAGTAAAGGAAGAGTTGTGATTGTTGACATACCTAAAAATTCAAAATGGGGAGAAAGTTATGAAGAAAAGAAAGCAAAGGGGCATAGATTTTACAAATATGTAAATTTCTATAATTTTGAAGAAATTTTAGAATTATTAAAGAAAAAGAGTTTTAAAATAGAGAAAATTAAAGCTACTCTTCGTCAACCTCCTGGAGAAGTAAAATTTGTAGAAAATCCTGAAGATGAATTCAAAGGACATGGATTTGTAGGAATTAAAGCTATGAAAATAGAATGA
- a CDS encoding translation initiation factor aIF-1A: MSKNSESSRELILPTEGQVIGIITQLLGCNRVKVRCADGKVRTCRIPGKMIKKVWLKEGDVVLVAPWDFQSNEKGDIIWRYEKNEIKELKARGLLGSLI, encoded by the coding sequence ATGTCAAAAAATAGTGAATCATCTAGAGAGCTTATTTTACCTACAGAAGGCCAGGTTATTGGAATAATAACTCAGTTATTAGGATGTAATAGAGTAAAAGTAAGATGTGCTGATGGGAAAGTTAGAACTTGCAGAATACCTGGAAAAATGATAAAGAAAGTTTGGTTAAAAGAAGGAGATGTAGTTCTTGTGGCACCTTGGGATTTTCAATCTAATGAAAAAGGAGACATTATATGGCGTTATGAAAAAAATGAAATAAAAGAATTAAAAGCAAGAGGATTGTTGGGATCATTAATTTAA
- a CDS encoding serine protein kinase RIO, producing the protein MWEDFEEKLKRPKKFKKEKDEDLFETVEEVFDYKTLMALYYVINKGIIEEMRGVVKSGKESRIYWAKGKYNEDLAVKIYLTSSMEFKKGILQYIHGDPRFKVGKNYRKIIYTWAQKEFKNLTEAYSVGVSVPKPIFVHENILVMEFIGINGIPAPLLKDWPILNKEILNEILNEIKKLYKNARLIHADLSEYNIMINERKPYIIDFGQAVPIEHPMSYEFLTRDINNILRFFRKAGIETPEDEVVINWLKN; encoded by the coding sequence ATGTGGGAAGATTTTGAAGAAAAATTAAAAAGACCTAAGAAATTTAAGAAGGAAAAAGATGAAGATTTGTTTGAAACTGTTGAAGAAGTTTTTGATTATAAAACTCTTATGGCTCTCTATTATGTAATAAATAAAGGTATTATAGAAGAAATGAGGGGGGTTGTGAAAAGTGGAAAAGAATCTAGGATTTATTGGGCTAAAGGAAAATATAATGAAGATCTTGCTGTTAAAATTTATCTTACATCTTCAATGGAATTTAAAAAAGGAATTTTACAATACATACATGGAGATCCAAGATTTAAAGTAGGAAAAAATTATAGGAAAATAATTTATACATGGGCTCAAAAAGAATTTAAAAATTTAACAGAAGCATATTCAGTAGGAGTTTCAGTTCCAAAACCAATATTTGTCCATGAAAATATATTAGTTATGGAATTTATCGGAATAAATGGAATACCAGCACCATTATTAAAAGATTGGCCAATTTTAAATAAAGAAATTTTAAATGAAATTTTAAATGAAATTAAGAAACTCTATAAAAATGCTAGGCTTATTCATGCTGATCTTAGTGAATATAATATAATGATAAATGAGAGGAAGCCCTATATAATAGATTTTGGACAGGCAGTTCCAATAGAACATCCAATGAGTTATGAATTTTTAACTAGAGATATAAACAATATTTTAAGATTTTTTAGAAAAGCAGGTATTGAAACTCCTGAAGATGAGGTGGTAATTAATTGGCTAAAGAATTAA
- a CDS encoding KH domain-containing protein — MAKELTNRMYLRIPLDRIGVVIGEKGEIKSEIEKKTNTIISIDGKTGEVTIENTPNTTDPSGILKARDIITAIARGFSPEKAFRLFDDNQILDVINLKEYIGDSKNHITRIKGRIIGEKGKTRKMIEELTDTYISIYGHTVSIIGGYEEVRVAREAIEMLIRGMQHGTVYRFLDRKHSELKRKALSLWEERPELREDVK, encoded by the coding sequence TTGGCTAAAGAATTAACAAATAGAATGTATCTTAGAATACCACTAGATAGAATTGGAGTAGTTATTGGAGAAAAAGGAGAAATAAAATCTGAAATTGAAAAAAAGACGAATACAATAATTTCAATAGATGGAAAAACTGGAGAAGTTACAATAGAAAATACTCCAAATACTACCGATCCTTCTGGTATTTTAAAAGCTAGGGATATTATAACTGCAATAGCAAGAGGTTTTAGTCCTGAAAAAGCTTTTAGACTTTTCGATGATAATCAAATATTAGATGTAATAAATCTAAAAGAATACATAGGAGATTCAAAGAATCATATTACTAGAATAAAAGGTAGAATAATTGGTGAAAAAGGAAAAACTAGAAAAATGATAGAAGAATTAACAGATACTTATATTTCCATATATGGACATACTGTATCGATAATTGGAGGTTATGAAGAAGTAAGAGTAGCAAGAGAAGCAATAGAAATGCTGATTAGAGGAATGCAACATGGTACAGTATATAGATTTTTAGATAGAAAACATAGTGAATTAAAAAGAAAAGCTCTTTCATTATGGGAAGAGAGGCCTGAACTTAGGGAGGATGTAAAGTGA